The following nucleotide sequence is from Drosophila takahashii strain IR98-3 E-12201 chromosome 3L, DtakHiC1v2, whole genome shotgun sequence.
TCTGTCTCACGTGTTTTTGACACCGCAAAAAGGTTTGACTGGCCGCAGTAGCTCGGCTACTGGGCGCTCTTTTTTCTACTACCTTTAAACAAGAATCTGTCCAAAATCGCCACAAAAACCCCAGCAGCcacaaagaaaataagtaTGAGTAGCGTTTAGTTTTCGTAGCCGTAAGCAACAATCAAACAATTAAACCAACGACAACTAAGTAAGCCaataaataatgttaaacCCTGCGTAAGAGCCAATCGCCTCACAATCTACAACCAAACTGCCACTCAAAGTATCTCTCACTTACCAAAAAACAGcagcaaaaatatatataacaaataGCTCATATCCAATTGAACTCGCTCTGTATGTAATGACTTGAAAACCCCCTTGAACCCCCACTAAAACCTCGTAAATGTTGTGTGTATATAAAATAGAATGTCATTTTTTGAACCCTCTGCTCGTTTGTTTGTTGATGTTCACCTGGCCACCCTTGAATTCGCTACTAATCGTATAATCTCTCTTTCCCCaatgcccaaaaaaaaaaaatgtgaaataatcCATTTAGATTGACTATTACCGCATCGTGTCCGATGAATCTACAATATTTCCCCATGGATCGCCAGCTGTGCCACATTGAAATCGAAAGCTGTAAGTACATTGAACTGACTAACCACTGAAATTTAGccaaataattataacaatacgatattatgatgatgatgatgaaatttgtgaaaattgtCAATGAACCATGTGATAAATGCAAAATGTGAAACAAGAAACCAACTCATTCAGAATGTCGGCAGGGGAGTGGCCAAAATGAAGTGTTTTCTGGCCCAGAAAATTGCTCAATTATCCAGTGTTGTCAAGAGCTTTGCAATTACCTGTTATTTTAGCCTGTTACAGTAGCCTGCACCTTTTAGCCACCATCTGCACACCGTTTTGGCCACTCCAAAATGCCGAGCTCTCAACTCTCAAGCAAAGGCCGTGCGCTGTTTGTTCGGTGTGGGCAGAAAATCGAAAACAAGCTTATGTGAAAGAAACcaagccaaaccaaaccaaaccgaaacaattaaaatgcgagcaagtaaattttaagtgccacaGATACAAAACacacgaacacacacacacgaattCGATTGAGGAAAAAGCAATTAAGTCGCCTTTGATATGAACAATTGTGAACAGAGCAATTATGTTGCCACAAATAGCAGGAAATCGAATTGAATTTACGTCAATTAAATTGTCTTCAGGCAGAGGTTAGGCGACAAGGAGTTTATTTTCAATCCCAGCTCTCgatagatttaatttttatttcgaatATCCGTTTTTAGTTCGTTGTGCATATTTTGTTCAATCAAAATTGTCCCCACGCCCCACCAACCACCAACTCATTCAATTACTCTCAAATAGCTCAAGCCCTCCACCTCAGATATTTTTGGTCGTttacgttttgttttttgaagcCACCCGAAAATAAAAGTTCAAGTGCCACATGTAAACCCAGTTCATGTGCATTATTATCTGCATCTACCCGAATGTTCTACCCAACAGCTATCAACCAGTATcagtaactataaaaaatcACTATCAACAGTTCACAATATCATGGCGCTGAAATCATGCAGAAGATTGGTTGGTTTTCGGTCGCCTTCTCAATTTCAGCAACCGCAGAAGGCTCCACAACCCATGAGTAATGAATATGATGATTATCCTTGTGAAACCGCCTCTGTCTTTAACTCGACTTATTCCCCTCAATCCCCTGTTAGCCTaagttaattattattatattatactaCAAGTACTGTAAGTCAAAACCCATACACAGCACGCTTTTGCTTAAGAtctatatattgtatatacGTCCGATACGACCATCATTTACGTCTAGAGTTTCCTTGTCAAAACTCGTCACAGAAATCGGTCCCAAGAAATgccacactcacactcacccTATATTTATAAGACTCTTTATGCTTTATACCGAACCAAACTTCGAGTGTGTGAGTCAAGTATTCTGTGTATAAGTCCCAGAAACCAACAACCAACATCCAACACCAAACCCAAAAcagaacaaacaaacaataacATCAATTAATTAACTACTGAACCCCCTttttgcaacaacaacaacaaccactactactactactcaACAATCCAATCTACAACAATGATCTTCAACAACATGAAGTCGGTTACACGATGCGAGATATCCGATATTTCTGGAGAGATGGACTGAGTAGTGTTGGCATGAGCAGTGAGGTCGAACTACCGCAGTTCCGAGTTTTGGGACACAGGCAGAGGGCGACCGAAATAAACCTAACCACAGGTACCCCcatacattaaaaaaatcataacaagcaactaaaaaaaaatatatatatatatatgcaaaaaaaaacatcaataTAATCACATTAccatttcctttgtttttgaCAAGCATTTTTCAATGAACTTTTATCCGTTTTGCGTTTGTCGTAATGGATTTTCGTAATCGTattttgattttgtgtttCCAAAAAGGGTTAGCGCATATCCAAGTACCGAAACACGCACCTCTAACCATCCAAAGTTTTTCGTTCTTTTCCGTCTACTTCTACTACTTCTCCTTCAccaatgtatacatatatatttgccTACAACTCTTTTTATCGAGTGCTAACCGTAACCTGTGCTACTAACCAGAAACAATCGAACCCCAATCAACCTACCCATCTAAACCACATATaaacgaatatatatattgtgtTTGAAGTGTCCTCTACTAACCTCTGTTGTGACTACTCGTTGATTTGTTCTTTATTCTCTACTCTTCTATTCCTTTGCTTATACGTTCCTTTTTGGTTTAATTAACCGATTAACCGATCAGTAAAGCAGCAGTTAGTGACGTAGTGAGCGTTAGTTAGGCGCAGCGATTATGATTTCTGGTTCCTCCATTTCCGTTTCAATTTCAGTTCGTTTCGAGTCGCAAGAGAGTCCAGTTTCGTTTGCTTGGGTAGGCAAAAGCGACTAAAACGCTAATAAAATCTAAGAATTACTTAAGTAAAGGCCtgagaaaaaatgtaaaaggcTTAAAACCCTTGAAACAGAAAACACAAGAGCACCCATTTCTGACACCAAAACAATTAGATATGCTAACTGATAAGTTTTCTAGTCCTAAGCAACCCTACTACTGCCAATAAGAACAAACAGTAGCTGTAAGTCAACCAGAGCGTGCCTACTGAAAGCTCCTCAATCTTTAACCCAGTTACGCTTTGACAATGGAAATATAACAATTATAATGCATTTTTAGCGCAATTGTAATATACGAACAACCATTAATAATCTTAGAGTTTCTTCTTGAtggaataaatcaaaaaatatatttttgaacaaCACTTAAAGCGACAAGTTCTGAATGAGACTATTAATGCAACAACCGAATCAAAAAGGTttaaacaccaaaaaaaaagaaaaaaaaaacaacaaataaaaagaagacacACTGCGAatgaattgtatttaattgtttatgaAATTTTCTATTATAGAATAGAACTTATTAATAGTCTCacgaaatgtattttttgttttatgcatATTTTTCGTCTACAACAACGACAACCTCACCACCGAACtgtgccaacaacaacaacaactacaacaactgTAATATAAACTCGCctaacaaaatacaaaactaaaactaaaacccTAAAAACTAAACACCAAACTGTACAAATTGCAACTTGCAAACATAACAACAATTACAACGAATACAacaaccaaaacaacaactgcaactaCAACCAACTATATACACCATATATAGTCGGCTACACGATGCGTGACATCCGCTATAAATGGAACGAAGGCCCCAACTCGGTCGGTGTCTCGAGTGAGGTTTCGCTGCCCCAATTTAAGGTCTTGGGTCATCGCCAAAGAGCTATGGAAATCAGTCTTACCACAGGTACCTGTAGACGGTTACCGGTTTTCTTTCAAACTTTACTTTTACTTACCATATTACTATATATTTACGATAATACCGATGATGACTTATCTATATATAactacaaatatataaatatatcgtTTTGATTTTACGTTTTCGATTCAATTCTAATCTTCAGGCTTATTATTTCGATTCGTTTTCATTCGTTTctcaattcaaaataattttcaagcagCATTTTGTACAAAGTTCtccaaaattcaattaaacagGCTTGCCAAAAAACAACATGGGCTAACTAACTCGGTGGAATCGAAGCCTGCTTGAAGGACCAACTGATTTGAACAATCAGAGAGGCAGTGCTTCAAGCAGGCTCATTCgccgaaaaacagaaaatgcaTGCTAAGCATCTTAAGATTTTTACCTAATTTACTTTCCATTTAGCTAGCGTTTGTTTCATCAACTAATCTAATCCATAGCATACCGAATACCAAGTGCAATAACGTTAACAATTGAAATTACCATAGAATTAACAAGAGCATTTAACATTAGCCCACTTCATAGTCTACGGTCTAGACAGCCTGAAATAGACGATTCCCACTTTAACTCGTACTCGTACCTACCGGATACTGTTCATATATCTTTAAACGCAAAATCAACGCATGTTACAAGCTAGCAACAATTTTCCAATTTAGTTCGTTCATCAAATGATTTTCCTTTCTGcttacttttattttccaaatctCAGTTGATTCCGCCTTGATTTCAACGCTCATAAGTTCATACTTTACAGCGAACCATGACAAGAAcagaaaccaaaaacaaaataaacaaacccaATTTTTATCATTGGCAATGCCAAGCAAAAAACGACAAAAATcaaaccaaatcaaaaagaaatCAATATGAGATTGAAAAACAATTCACTTAGCGACCTTTGTATTATAAAACCAAATAAGCAAAGTGAAAATAATCTTATGCAAAAATAAAGAGAACCTAAAGTAATCGATATAGCAAATATGAATATGGCTTTTCCTTAGTAAATCATGCTTTTGATTTATGCCTGACATTATTACAACATAATCAACcaattttttaagctttttaagCGAAACACCCACACTCATACTCAGACTCACACAcgaaacacataattttattaactaGTCACCGAAAATAGTTTTTACTACCAAAAACATCAGCTATCTACAAACGTATTTACCAGTAATTTAAAACGCTATCGAAACTCATTAGCATAATCGAACAACAACTGAAAACAATCAACACCGAACATTCTGTATTgtaaatcaacaacaacaactgccacaaaagcattaattttaaaatccaaaatcgaaaaagttatgcaacataaattaaaatcctaATCAACTCCCCTACGCAAAAAGTATTCAAACGTTTGCAAAATTAACGAACGAAAGACAATGAAAAGCTCAAACCATTTATACatactgaatatatatatatttatatataacaagttaaaaatatcaacaaaaaaattaaaaatatatatatatcgaaaATACAAAACGCCCTCCCAAGCATGCTCTCATCTTATAAAGTTTCTTTTacaaaatccttaaaaaaataaatataacaataGACAAATAGCCACAAACTGCAGGCAATAAAATGCTCCTTTTTAGGTCTTAGACTAGCTGCCTCTACTCATAATTCTTAtcgttttatttacttattttcttaAGATTTGCGGTCAGTTTTAGTTACTCTACTGCAAGCCACTTCTGTTCCTAAAGTTTTTGTGACTAACCACctaataaaaagaatttattttttaataaaaaacgatTATTTGCTTCGGTTTAGTCGAAGCGAAGGCATCCTTGCAGAATGCttagaaaattctttaaaaaaagcatttaaaattaagtaaagtACATATCCTTCTGCAAGGATAAATGTGGAATGCctagaatattttttccagtttAGTTCTTGACCCGAGCTTTGTCTTGAAAATTTGCCATTTCGTTTATAGCCCATATTTAAGTACCTAATTATATATGTTTATGAAGTATTGCCTGCCTGATAACGAAGCGTCGTATAGATCGAAACTAACAATATTTCCAGGAAGGTGCCAGCCAATCATAATTTCACATAAAAATGCGCTCATACTTAATTTTGTTCTTCTATTCTTAGAGTTTTATTTATCTTTACTTTTCGAGTTCAAAGTTTGATTTTgtggatttatttttggtgATGAATACCTATTACTAAGAGCTGGCCAAACATcgatgatttattttaattcaatggTTATTTTTAACCATTCAAAGATTAATAGTAAAATGCAATAAGTCTGGATTCTAATTGATGTTTTGCCAACTCTAACAgcaatattatttgtaaatatttgcaaatgaAATTCATTTTAGCGAACCAAGtactaataatatttttccatcttTCTctactctctctctttctcccatttttcaaaaacacgCTGaacaaacgaaacgaaaaaccaaaattccaaaataaccaactaaatatgaaaaatcaaaaatcaaacatTAATCGCAATTGGCGCGGCGGGCAGGCAACTATTCGCGTTTAGCCTGCGAAATTCAGTTCGTGCGTTCGATGGGCTACTACCTTATACAAATCTACATACCCTCTGGACTGATCGTTATTATATCATGGGTATCATTTTGGCTCAATCGCAATGCAACGCCGGCGCGTGTGGCGCTCGGTGTGACAACCGTGTTGACAATGACCACTTTGATGTCGTCAACAAATGCAGCGCTGCCAAAGATTTCGTACGTCAAGTCGATTGACGTCTATCTGGGAACATGCTTCGTTATGGTCTTTGCCAGTCTACTGGGTAAACAAACAACTATCGAAACTACCAAACTACTACCCCCCCTTAAAATAATACCGATTCCAAACAACCGAAAACCCATTGAGCGAAAATCCAACCACTAGCAAAACGATTTTCCCCATATAACTCTCTATCTCTCAcaccaaaaacacacacaacctCACACTCACAGGCAGTGGATCTGTATGGATTCCGAACTTATGATTTCCTTACCCTTTTAATTTCGATAATACTGGCCAAGTTGCGTGCCAGCTTTCAGTTCTTTCGTTACTTAACCcacacttttgccagctttcCGTGCCACGCTTAGCGTTGTGCAAAACAATCTTGCAGATAcatccaaaaaagaaaaaaaacacacactagTTTCCTCGGCAAAACGATCTGCGTCTTGCGAAATTACTAACTGAAttttgtatacatatttacccAATTGGCGTAGCGAAAACGCAGCTGAGTTTTGCCCAATCCACAGTAGTTTAATATctatttaaacttaaacttaaaaatatttcacatttcTTATGGAGCCAAAGGACCAGAAAGAGTCCATCCATAGCGAAATGCTGAGATGCACTGCACCAGTGGCACTGTAAAAGGGGTCGGGACCTGAGTAAAAAGAAGCTTGATATATGTTCTATATTCGCCAGCTATCTcctttaaaat
It contains:
- the Rdl gene encoding gamma-aminobutyric acid receptor subunit beta isoform X9, which produces MSDSRMDKLARMAPLPRTPLLTIWLAINMALIAQETGHKRIHTVQAATGGGSMLGDVNISAILDSFSVSYDKRVRPNYGGPPVEVGVTMYVLSISSLSEVKMDFTLDFYFRQFWTDPRLAYRKRPGVETLSVGSEFIKNIWVPDTFFVNEKQSYFHIATTSNEFIRVHHSGSITRSIRLTITASCPMNLQYFPMDRQLCHIEIESFGYTMRDIRYFWRDGLSSVGMSSEVELPQFRVLGHRQRATEINLTTGNYSRLACEIQFVRSMGYYLIQIYIPSGLIVIISWVSFWLNRNATPARVALGVTTVLTMTTLMSSTNAALPKISYVKSIDVYLGTCFVMVFASLLGKQTTIETTKLLPPLKIIPIPNNRKPIERKSNH